A region of the Chroicocephalus ridibundus chromosome 1, bChrRid1.1, whole genome shotgun sequence genome:
gtatgtgtgtgtgtggcacaGATAAAAGTTGTTGTATTTCTATTACTTATTTCCATTATGACAGAACTCACAAAGTGCTAGGCTCTCTCCAAACCAACGGCGAGAAACAGTTCCTGCCAAAACAACATGAAAGAAATGTTGTAAAGGTTGCATTGTATTGCTTAAAAGTTAGGAAATATCAGAAGCCGGGTTGCCAGTACAACCTTAATTCAACTCTTCTGTGCACATTCATTATGATCtagtctttaattacatgatcacatactctttttctttattttctctccctagGGCCTCTGCTTCATTTTAAGTATCAGATGGGATGAATAAGGCAGTTgttaaatgtttacatttatctTCTTCAGCACCCTGCCATTAAGGTATCAGTGAGTATCTCGCACTCTTGACCAGGCAAACTGCCTCCTCTGTGTCTggagctgcagaggcagaagaagaCAGCTGGGACCTGGCCAGAGACAGTAAGAACAACTTCATATATCCCAAAATGTACAGGTGCCAAAGAAGTTCAGAGCAAAACAGTGGATCAGTGAAACACGCTGGCATACTGGCAGGAAGCTACGGCACAAACCAGCAACAGGCTGAAGTATGGCCAATTTCTCTGATGTTCTTCACTGAAGTCCTATCGAGCAAAGTTGACTTTGATCCCGTCAGCTGTATGCCAAAGTCTTCATCACTGCTAAGAGCCTGCGTACTTTAAAGATGAGGACCTGCGGGAGCATTTCACAAGCAGAAAGTGTCCCCAGCTCCTTTACTATCCCACCATAGCACTGGGCTGGAGGCAGAGTTGCCTAGACTGAGAAAACAAGACGGTTCTCTGCATTAGCAGCTCCTGTTACGTTGTCCCTTCCCACAGCTAGGGATGAAGTCTTGCTGGCAGGCATCTTGCTGAGCCTCGAAGTTACCCATGAACTGCTTGCTGGCTGCACAGTAAGAACACCAAGGCAGTTCATTCATCACTAGTAGACTGAATCTTTATGCGCAGCCATTTACCCTGCCCATAAACAAGACCCTCTTTATACGTGCTTTAACTGTTTGGAAGCAATAGGGACTATCAAAACTTCCTGACTGCTAAAGCTCTCTGAATTTATTGACTCTGCAGGAGATTTGAGGGAAACCCCTTGATGGTCTAGCAagctttaagtaaaataaaaaataaaaattttccgGAAGTGCATGCTGCCACATTATGTTCTTAAAAGTACAATTCAAGGGGGGTGATTCAAACCTGAATCACCTTGCTGTCCACAACAGTTGTTGTAGCAAGCTCAGGAGAGCCTTTTTAAACTTCACACTTTGGGGTGCTACTACATAAGACCACTTATCTACTGGGGAGTTCCTATAACTCCTGCTGAGCATTTGATTCTGGCTGGAACAAAGTAGGAGAGATGAGAAACTGGCCCAGAAAAAGCTCAGGCCCAAGCAAAGGTGGTAAACATTATACTCTTTTTTGTTGAAGTATTTCCAGTAGTTATTTTGGTGTAATTGCGATGCTCtgagaataatgttgattttGCACAAGAGAAGTGACATTCTCCAGTAGGATGATGGACCCTGTCGTGAAGGGGTGACAGAAGCATCTGCTGCTTTGAGGTTTGAAAGAGAAGAGCAAATTCCAACCTATGAACAGAGCAGAAATGGCAGCTCTGGATGTACCTCACGTAGGCTGTGGAAGCACTGAGAAGAAAGGATGGCGGGCACCTATGGAGCAGCGAGAGGAGGGGCCAGGTTGGCAGCTCCTCCCTTCTgacaggacagagggacagcTCATGATCACTAATGGAAAAGTCAGAGGTTAGTGGGGGGAAAATAGATGAGACTGTGCTCTAAAACCACCACCAACATTTTTAGTGTGCAGTGAAGCTGTGAGTTTAAGCTCTCAGGATTATCTTTTGAAGGTGTTTTGCAGATCTCCCTTGCGTATAGAGTCAGAGTCCCTTGAGGCTGAGAGTCTAAGATAGAAAAGATCCTGAGAGCAAAGACCAAAAGCACTATTCAGGTACAACTCTAACATCAGACAAGCAAAAATGGTGTACTTTCATCTTTTATTCAAATTATTTCACACGTGTATTTTTATAGATTTCAccactgaattatttttactgaaaaagaaatcttagaaTTTAATTGTGCGTTCTTATTGTGCCTTTAATGGCCTGATTTCTGATCTTTGACTGGAAGAAGTGTACATGTAAATATCAGGCTGCATTTCCTTTGCAGCTTTGCATAGGGGCAGGGCATATACCCTAGGGGAAGAATGAGTTTTCTATCACAGAAGCTACACACTatgtttctaacaaaaaaaagaaaagggggaaaaagaagaaaaaaaaggactttgctgcttctttcatcTCCCCTTTGGTTTTGCAGAAAGGGAGACAGAGACATTGAGAGGCTTGTGGCTTTACCCTCTCCTTGGCCATCAGTCCTCCTGTCCACCCAGGGTTTTTGCCCTGGGGTAATTGCACAGTCCAAAGAAAGATCATGCCATTGAGTAGTGCGCATGAGGTGCACGGAGGTCCAAGAAGGGTATTTCTGAGGTGTTATAAGGCACTgcaacaggtttcccagagaagttgtggatgccccacccctggaagcgttcaaggccaggctggatggggctttgagcagcctggtctagtgggaggtgtccctgcccagggcaggggggttggaacgtgATGATctttccaacccaacccattccatgATACTATGAACGAGGGCTGAGGTTTGGCCAGTGGCCTGCGAGAAGACACCTCCCCTGCCGACCAGCAAGCCCTTCCCTTGGCTTGCACCCACGGGAGGACCCCGCGTGGAGACCCCGCTGTGAACGTGGCCTTCGGGCCAAGGGACACAAACGTGAGGACAAAGCCACGCTGGGGACCCGCGGAGCGCTGGCCACAGGGGTGGGCCCAGCGGGGCTCCCAcagaaggcaggagggggaaagccACGTCACCTCCGGCGGCTACGGGCATAAACAAACGCTGCTCCCCGAGCACCCCTGCGGCGGCTGGCGCCACCTGGACAGACGCGTTCCAGCGGGCCCCCGCGCACAGACACGCCGGGGGCCGAGCCCACGCGGGGCACGGCGCAACGAAACAACAGGGAGAGAACTCCGGCCGTCAGCGCCATctcgcttcctcctcctcctcttcctcctcccggcccgggcgggcggcCCCCCTTCCTCCGCCCCCGCGCTGACGTGGCCCTACTCTCCCCAGATACAGCGCACGGCCGCcactccgctccgctccccgacCGCAGCGCGCCGCCGGCGGCCTCGCCCGGTTCCGCACTCCGCGCGGGCAGCCGGGCCTCCGCACCCCCCCGCAGCCCACGCCGCTGCGCGGAAGGCGAGCGCCCGCTCCCCCTCCAGGCGGGACCTGCGCGGGGACGCGCcacacggacacggacacgggCGCGCTCGCGCTGCCGCTCCCCTTCGCGCGCGCAGCCCGCCAGCCCCTTGCACCGAACTCCGCGCGCCTCCGCGCGCCCCGGCTCTATTTGTTTACAGTCGATTACGTCACCCActcaaccaccaccaccccccgccgcGCGCCGGCCCCACCCCCGCCACTCCCGTCACAATGGTGCGATCGCTCGATTGGCGGCGGcgcgccctcccccacccccccccggcgcccTGACGCCACTTCCTCCCCCGGCGGCTATAAGAGGCAGCGTCCGGCCAGCAGCTCCCTTCGCCCCTCGCAGCAGGAGATGCGGGGTGCGCTGCCgcggccgccgctgctgccgccgcccccaCCCTGCCGCAGGAAGAGGAGGCGGAGGCTGCCGCCCCCGGGATGTGAGCTGGGCTCCGCCGCTCGCTCCTCTCCCAGTTAGAGCCGCCCCGTCCCGTCTCCGCTCCGTtcagccccgccgccccgtcccATCCCGCTCCAGCGCCGGCCGCCCCGGAGAGCtggctgccgcccgccgccgcctccatgCATCCCGCCCTGTACACCCGGGCCAGCATGATACGCGAGATCGCCGCGGCCGTGGGCTTCATCTCCAAGTTCCTTCGGACCAAGGGGCTGATGAACGAGCGGCAGCTGCAGACCTTCAGCCAgagcctgcaggagctgctggcaggtgAGGGCGGCGCGGGCGCGGCGGGAGCCGCTCTCCCCCCGACCCCCAGCTCCGGGCGCGGAGCTGCGctgaccccgccgccgccgtggggGCCGCCTGCCCGGACCCGGCGGGGCCGCCCGACGGCGGCAgcgctggaggcggggggggggggggggggggggcggggaggagtgAGGCGGAGAGCAACCCTTCCGAGGGGCTGTAGCCGGTGCGGGGTGgcgagcggggctgcggggacccccccacccgTGCGGAGCCGGTCCCGGCGGGTGGGGGCGGCAGGAGCGGGCTGTAAACAAAAGGGTCTCGGGTTTCGCGCAGGCagctccccccctcccaccctcgGCTCCGCAGACAAAAGCTTTTGGAGCAGCCCGGACTTGGGCTCCGCTCCAAGGGCCCGGTTTCCAGAAGGAAAAACGCTCcgaagttgctttttttttttcttttttttttgtccggtAAAATTCAGCGGTAGACGATGTGTgtctcttcccctttcttctggAAACGTCTCATAGCCGGCCGGCAGCCCCGGTTAGGGTCAAAATACCGAGGGGTTTCTTCGCTACCCCATGGGTTTTGTAATCCCGAGCCCATGTCCCACCCCGTGTGCTTTGGTGGTGGCCACAAGTAGCCTCAGACCGGTAGGGTTTTGGGTGGGATAAAAACTCCTAAGGTAAGTGAAGTCATTGGTGTCTCGCCCTGGAAAACAGGCTGGGAAGCGCAGTGGTGAAATACAGCTTGAGTCAGTCGGTAAATGCTGCCCAGCGCCTTCCCTAGTTATTTTTGGGTGTTCTTAGAATGTGAGGAATCAAGCAATGGGTGTGATCTCAAGAGGATGCTGGGAAGGAGCTTTTTTCCTTCTCGGTTCATGGAATTTTGAAGCCCTTGAGTTTTTCTGCTGTGTATGTaatcacttctgtatttttatatttgtttctatGAATGCCAGGAAGTTGCATTTCACTCCTTTCAGATGGCAGACATTGTATACGGTAGCACAAAACAGTAACTTTATACATGAGTACTTCCCAAGGGCTGCTGCACTTATGTAAATTATCAGCAAAAATAAAGGCTGTAATGATTTTTCAGGGCACTTGATGCTAAAATAATAAGCTTTTCAACATCTTGAGGTGTGAAATTTGCAAGAGAACAATGATCACTGTTAAATCTTTTTGAATACAGAATTAAGGaggataatctttttttttattttatagaacaTTATAAACACCACTGGTTCCCAGAAAAGCCATGCAAGGGATCAGGTTACCGATGTATCCGGATCAACCATAAAATGGATCCTCTGATTGGACAGGCAGCACAGCGGATTGGATTGAGCAGTCAGGAACTGTTCCAGCTTCTTCCAAGCGAACTCACTCTATGGGTTGACCCGTATGAAGTGTCCTATCGTATTGGAGAGGATGGCTCAATCTGTGTGCTGTATGAAGCTGCACCAGCAGGAGGTAGCCAAAATAACACCAACATGCAAATGGTAGACAGCAGAATAAGCTGTAAGGAGGAACTTCTCTTGGGCAGAACTAGCCCTTCCAAAAGCTACAATATGATGACTGTATCAGGTTAAGATATAGTCTGTGGATGGATCACCTTAAAAATGGATGGATAAATTTGGTTTTTACTTTGGGTGGGCACCTCTGGGGATGGATTATGGAATTTAAACCATGTCACAGCTGTGAAGATCTGGCACACGTTAGAGTGGTATACTTTAAAGTGACAGTGCCATAGTTTGGACAGTACCTTTCAGTGATTTAATAGCCTGTGAGTCAAAACGATTGCAACTTGCTAGGGAGTGAAGAAGATCTAGGAAGGCTCAGTTTCTCCAAGACATCTTACTTAATTTCTACACCAATTTTCAACCCCAATCTGTATTTATAAAGTGATTCTCTGCAGTAGGTCTTGCAGAGTAAATTTGCACTATTACATTTATTAATTGTTAGCATTTTTGGCAGCTCAGTAACAAGACTTATTGTTATGAACACCATAGtactggaaattttatttttcagacttttac
Encoded here:
- the BTG1 gene encoding protein BTG1 is translated as MHPALYTRASMIREIAAAVGFISKFLRTKGLMNERQLQTFSQSLQELLAEHYKHHWFPEKPCKGSGYRCIRINHKMDPLIGQAAQRIGLSSQELFQLLPSELTLWVDPYEVSYRIGEDGSICVLYEAAPAGGSQNNTNMQMVDSRISCKEELLLGRTSPSKSYNMMTVSG